A section of the Bacillota bacterium genome encodes:
- a CDS encoding zinc-ribbon domain-containing protein: MDEQQLLEEILRRCDEGGGKFSVPVQELAETLGVERSKLYYLLNKWREKGQLETRNRGRLGMEIGRPGSGVARPAGRARARAAARPAARGRRGRQAAEVAASAAEGRLFCPWCGAPVAEEWRYCYHCGNRLPEKAEIPGA, encoded by the coding sequence ATGGACGAACAGCAACTGCTCGAGGAAATCTTGCGGCGATGCGACGAGGGAGGGGGCAAGTTCTCCGTCCCCGTTCAGGAGCTGGCGGAGACGCTGGGCGTGGAGCGGAGCAAGCTTTACTACCTGCTGAACAAATGGCGTGAGAAGGGCCAGCTCGAGACGCGCAACCGGGGCCGCCTGGGCATGGAGATCGGCCGCCCGGGCAGCGGCGTGGCGCGTCCGGCCGGTCGCGCCCGCGCCCGCGCCGCCGCCCGCCCGGCCGCGCGCGGCCGGCGGGGGCGGCAGGCGGCGGAGGTGGCGGCCTCGGCCGCCGAGGGAAGGCTCTTCTGCCCCTGGTGCGGCGCGCCGGTGGCGGAGGAATGGCGGTACTGCTATCACTGCGGCAACCGGCTGCCCGAGAAGGCGGAGATTCCCGGCGCCTGA
- the bshA gene encoding N-acetyl-alpha-D-glucosaminyl L-malate synthase BshA, whose translation MRRAGKAGSEALRIAMVGYPAYGGSGVVAAELGLALARRGHEVHLVSYELPFRLRRVGAEAERLIRFHRVEVPRYPLFDYPPYELALTNKLVDVARRQQIDLFHVHYAIPHAAAAELAREILAPRRLPVVTTLHGTDISLIGRDPSFREVTAHSIRRSDAVTAVSRWLAEETARQLAVPPPLVIPNFVDAAVYRRRPQRRLAAEGELLVCHVSNFRPVKRVDAVVRIFARVAAAVPARLLMAGDGPELGAAEAEVDALGVGERVHFLGRRDDVADILGEADVLLLPSATESFGLVALEAMAAEAVVVASDRGGLPEVVSDGETGFLFPPEAEEAMAEAVVALARDPERRRAMGRAARRRALRHFGVRAVVGAYEQLYRSLADVS comes from the coding sequence GTGAGGCGGGCGGGAAAGGCGGGTTCCGAAGCGTTGCGCATCGCCATGGTCGGCTACCCCGCCTACGGCGGCAGCGGCGTGGTGGCCGCCGAGCTGGGCCTCGCCCTGGCGCGGCGGGGTCACGAGGTCCATTTGGTCAGCTACGAGCTGCCCTTCCGGCTGCGGAGGGTCGGCGCCGAGGCGGAGCGGCTGATCCGCTTCCATCGCGTGGAGGTGCCGCGATATCCGCTCTTCGACTACCCTCCCTACGAGCTGGCGCTGACCAACAAGCTGGTCGACGTCGCCCGGCGGCAGCAGATCGACCTCTTCCACGTCCACTACGCCATCCCCCACGCCGCCGCCGCCGAGCTGGCGCGCGAGATCCTGGCTCCGCGGCGGCTGCCGGTGGTGACCACGCTCCACGGCACGGACATCAGCCTGATCGGTCGGGATCCTTCTTTCCGCGAGGTGACCGCCCACAGCATCCGCCGGAGCGACGCCGTGACCGCCGTCTCCCGCTGGCTGGCGGAGGAGACCGCCCGCCAGCTGGCGGTGCCGCCGCCGCTGGTCATCCCCAACTTCGTGGACGCCGCCGTCTACCGGCGCCGCCCCCAGCGGAGACTGGCCGCGGAGGGGGAGCTGCTGGTCTGCCACGTCTCCAATTTCCGGCCGGTAAAGCGGGTGGACGCGGTCGTCCGCATCTTCGCCCGCGTTGCGGCGGCGGTGCCCGCGCGCCTCCTGATGGCCGGTGACGGCCCGGAGCTGGGCGCCGCCGAGGCCGAGGTGGACGCGCTGGGCGTCGGGGAGCGGGTGCACTTCCTGGGGCGCCGCGACGACGTGGCCGACATCCTGGGCGAGGCCGACGTCCTCCTCCTCCCCTCGGCGACGGAAAGCTTCGGGCTGGTGGCGCTGGAGGCGATGGCGGCGGAGGCGGTGGTGGTCGCCTCCGACCGGGGCGGCCTGCCCGAGGTGGTGAGCGACGGCGAGACCGGCTTTCTCTTTCCCCCGGAGGCGGAGGAAGCCATGGCCGAGGCCGTCGTCGCCCTGGCGCGCGACCCCGAGCGGCGCCGCGCCATGGGGCGGGCGGCACGCCGGCGGGCGCTGCGCCACTTCGGCGTCCGGGCGGTGGTGGGGGCCTACGAGCAGCTCTACCGCAGCCTCGCCGACGTCTCCTGA
- a CDS encoding HD domain-containing protein produces the protein MRDPVHGLIRLPPEIVAVVDAPELQRLRRIAQLGMSPLTFHGAEHSRFGHALGAMYLFGEVAEQLERVGLPLPPESRLVGALAALLHDVGHGPLSHALEAESTGGLGHEAWGRRILLGETEIHRRLEALDRRLPERIAAVLEGREQPLLHHLISSQLDVDRMDYLIRDSLFTGASAGHFDAGQLIHVLGGVHQAHPVVRNKGLWTVEEYVFARYYMYQQVYHHKTTRGAERLLQAAAARARRAYAEGRLEARGPLPALLLGEAGVAEYLEVDDAELWVALKRWREADDPVLADLSRRLLERRLLKPVYRRSFRGLDEQALRRAHELAAREVRSAGYDPDAYLHLDRRGRPGYAPYRGAGAGGAPIWVEDERGRPVPLEELSPAVAALTVPREAVVWYAPEELRERLAPLLERAMAEAEG, from the coding sequence TTGCGCGACCCGGTGCACGGGCTGATCCGCCTGCCGCCCGAGATCGTGGCCGTGGTCGACGCGCCCGAGCTGCAGCGGCTGCGCCGCATCGCCCAGCTGGGGATGAGCCCGCTCACCTTCCATGGCGCCGAGCACTCCCGTTTCGGCCACGCCCTGGGCGCCATGTACCTCTTCGGCGAGGTGGCCGAGCAGCTGGAGCGGGTGGGGCTGCCGCTCCCGCCCGAGTCGCGCCTGGTGGGGGCGCTGGCCGCGCTCCTCCACGACGTGGGCCACGGTCCGCTCTCCCACGCGCTCGAGGCGGAGAGCACGGGCGGGCTGGGGCACGAGGCGTGGGGGCGGCGCATCCTGCTGGGGGAGACCGAGATCCACCGCCGCCTGGAGGCGCTCGACCGCCGCCTTCCGGAGCGGATCGCGGCCGTGCTGGAGGGGCGCGAGCAGCCGCTCCTCCACCACCTCATTTCCAGCCAGCTGGACGTGGACCGCATGGACTACCTGATCCGCGACTCGCTCTTCACCGGCGCCAGCGCCGGCCACTTCGACGCGGGCCAGCTCATCCACGTCCTGGGCGGCGTACACCAGGCGCACCCGGTGGTCCGCAACAAGGGCCTCTGGACGGTGGAGGAGTACGTCTTCGCCCGCTACTACATGTACCAGCAGGTCTACCACCACAAGACCACCCGCGGCGCCGAGCGCCTCCTGCAGGCGGCGGCGGCGCGGGCGCGGCGCGCCTACGCCGAGGGGCGGCTCGAGGCCCGAGGCCCCCTTCCCGCCCTCCTCCTGGGAGAGGCCGGGGTGGCGGAGTACCTGGAGGTGGATGACGCCGAGCTCTGGGTCGCCCTGAAGCGCTGGCGGGAGGCGGACGACCCGGTCCTGGCCGACCTCAGCCGCCGTCTCCTGGAGCGTCGGCTGCTCAAGCCGGTCTACCGCCGGAGCTTCCGCGGCCTGGACGAGCAAGCCCTGCGCCGCGCGCACGAGCTGGCCGCCCGCGAGGTGCGCTCGGCCGGCTACGACCCGGACGCCTACCTCCACCTCGACCGCCGGGGCCGGCCCGGCTACGCGCCCTACCGCGGGGCGGGCGCGGGCGGGGCCCCCATCTGGGTGGAGGACGAGCGCGGGAGGCCGGTGCCGCTGGAGGAGCTCTCGCCCGCCGTGGCTGCGCTGACCGTCCCCCGCGAGGCGGTGGTCTGGTACGCTCCGGAAGAGCTGCGGGAGAGGCTCGCCCCGCTGCTGGAGCGCGCCATGGCTGAGGCGGAAGGGTGA
- a CDS encoding S-layer homology domain-containing protein has product MSSPHRRRGVGRLLAVVALVAVLASALPAGTASAQSPTRFTDISGHWAEPFILAAQAAGVVTVPDDGKFRPDQPITRLDFAVWMARAMELQPVTPARPPFTDWTSIPADQQGLVAAAVQAGVLKGYPDGSFQPNRSLNRAEMGVIFGRALEKLGVTAEPRYFYEFGDRAAIPTWAADASAAVKEGIILGRPSQPGQLALYAPYATTTRAETVTMLVRFMNARFQLLGVQPAPKPVPQAGTLLTGWATAQDLASLNLGADRVSWVIASGYTVDSSASGAGGLVGADSPALFQWARDHQKPLLVRVSLMGGPAIHAVLADAQVRARLVQNIMTVVDRGYGGVNLDFEYLQNADRDLFTQFATALAQQLHAQGLLLTIDLPWRDQAAASTWGHDFDYVALGRVADYLIVMTYDQHYATSAPGPIGSIPWMAQGLAWAVSQAPAQKILLGIPAYAYDWAQGEPTRAWYIEGALNLIARYQAQPVAHSDLGETQFFYTDSQGVRHEVWFTDSSGLAAKLALVQQFHLAGAAVWKFGYETPDWWGVFRQVLH; this is encoded by the coding sequence TTGTCTTCTCCTCATCGCAGAAGAGGCGTCGGCCGTCTGCTGGCGGTCGTCGCCCTGGTGGCGGTGCTGGCCTCCGCGCTCCCGGCGGGCACCGCCTCCGCCCAGTCCCCCACCCGCTTCACCGACATCAGCGGCCACTGGGCCGAGCCCTTCATCCTGGCCGCGCAGGCCGCAGGCGTCGTCACCGTCCCCGACGACGGCAAGTTTCGCCCGGACCAGCCCATCACCCGTCTCGACTTCGCCGTCTGGATGGCCCGGGCGATGGAACTCCAGCCGGTCACCCCGGCCAGGCCGCCCTTCACCGACTGGACCAGCATCCCCGCCGACCAGCAGGGCCTGGTGGCCGCGGCGGTGCAGGCGGGCGTGCTGAAAGGCTACCCTGACGGAAGCTTCCAGCCCAATCGGTCACTCAACCGGGCGGAGATGGGTGTCATCTTCGGACGCGCGCTGGAGAAGCTGGGGGTGACGGCGGAGCCCCGTTACTTCTACGAGTTCGGTGACCGGGCGGCCATCCCGACCTGGGCGGCCGACGCCAGCGCCGCCGTCAAAGAGGGCATCATCCTGGGGCGGCCCTCCCAGCCGGGCCAGCTGGCCCTCTACGCCCCGTATGCCACGACCACGCGGGCGGAGACGGTCACCATGCTGGTCCGCTTCATGAACGCCCGCTTCCAGCTTCTCGGCGTACAGCCGGCGCCCAAGCCGGTGCCCCAGGCGGGCACCCTCCTGACCGGCTGGGCCACCGCGCAGGACCTGGCCTCGCTCAACCTGGGGGCCGACCGCGTCAGCTGGGTGATCGCCTCCGGCTACACGGTCGACAGCTCCGCCAGCGGGGCGGGGGGCCTAGTGGGTGCGGACAGCCCGGCGCTCTTCCAGTGGGCGCGCGACCACCAGAAGCCGCTCCTGGTCCGCGTCAGCCTGATGGGCGGCCCCGCCATCCACGCGGTGCTGGCCGACGCCCAGGTCCGGGCCCGCCTGGTGCAGAACATCATGACCGTGGTCGACCGCGGTTACGGAGGCGTCAACCTCGACTTCGAATACCTGCAGAACGCCGACCGGGACCTCTTCACCCAGTTCGCCACGGCCCTGGCCCAGCAGCTGCACGCGCAGGGGCTGCTCCTGACCATCGACCTCCCCTGGCGCGACCAGGCGGCCGCCAGCACCTGGGGGCACGACTTCGACTACGTCGCCCTGGGCCGCGTGGCCGACTACCTCATCGTCATGACCTACGACCAGCACTACGCCACCAGCGCTCCCGGCCCCATCGGCTCCATACCCTGGATGGCCCAGGGACTGGCCTGGGCGGTCAGCCAGGCGCCGGCGCAGAAGATCCTGCTGGGCATTCCGGCCTATGCCTACGACTGGGCCCAGGGGGAGCCGACGCGCGCCTGGTATATTGAAGGGGCGCTCAACCTGATCGCCCGCTACCAGGCCCAGCCCGTCGCGCACTCCGACCTGGGCGAGACGCAGTTCTTCTATACGGACAGCCAGGGCGTGCGGCACGAGGTCTGGTTCACCGACAGCTCCGGCCTGGCGGCCAAGCTGGCCCTGGTCCAGCAGTTCCACCTCGCCGGCGCGGCGGTCTGGAAGTTCGGCTACGAGACGCCGGACTGGTGGGGCGTCTTCCGCCAGGTGCTGCACTAG
- a CDS encoding FAD:protein FMN transferase, which translates to MGEWHGRAMATAILIRDLDARPGVEEAARRAFGRFAEVERVCTRFRDDSPLMRFNAEPGRWREVEPLLYEVVNLARRAWRRTGGRFDPRVLEALVRIGYDRTLPLDEEPLRLPAPRGRPRAARRGAWLERRPRARQLRLRGAALDLGGIGKGYAVRLAAREMAGASGNFLVNAGGDLYCRGGGPRGDGWHVGVEDPRGGEQPVAVLAVRDRAVCTSSVRRRSWLAGGERVHHLIDPRTGEPADSGLLAVTVVGADPAWCEVWSKALFVEGLEGIGALAERERLAALWVTEEGRLGWSPAMDPWLIWRVVA; encoded by the coding sequence GTGGGCGAGTGGCACGGCCGGGCCATGGCCACCGCGATCCTCATCCGCGACCTCGACGCCCGGCCCGGCGTCGAGGAGGCGGCGAGGAGGGCCTTCGGCCGCTTCGCCGAGGTGGAGCGGGTCTGCACCCGCTTTCGCGACGACTCGCCCCTCATGCGCTTCAACGCCGAGCCCGGCCGCTGGCGCGAGGTGGAGCCGCTGCTCTACGAGGTCGTCAACCTGGCCCGTCGCGCCTGGCGGCGGACCGGCGGCCGCTTCGACCCGCGCGTCCTGGAGGCGCTGGTACGCATCGGCTACGACCGGACCCTGCCGCTGGACGAGGAGCCGCTCCGGCTGCCGGCTCCGCGCGGCAGGCCGCGCGCGGCGCGCCGCGGCGCCTGGCTGGAGCGGCGGCCCCGGGCGCGGCAGCTCCGCCTGCGCGGGGCCGCGCTCGACCTGGGCGGCATCGGCAAGGGGTATGCCGTCCGCCTCGCCGCGCGCGAGATGGCGGGCGCCAGCGGCAACTTCCTGGTCAACGCCGGCGGCGACCTCTACTGCCGCGGCGGCGGGCCCCGGGGCGACGGCTGGCACGTGGGCGTGGAGGACCCGCGCGGCGGCGAGCAGCCGGTGGCGGTCCTGGCGGTGCGCGACCGCGCGGTCTGCACCTCCTCCGTCCGGCGGCGCAGCTGGCTGGCCGGGGGGGAGCGGGTGCACCACCTGATCGACCCCCGTACCGGCGAGCCGGCCGACTCGGGACTGCTGGCGGTCACCGTCGTCGGCGCCGACCCGGCCTGGTGCGAGGTCTGGTCCAAGGCGCTCTTCGTGGAGGGCCTGGAGGGCATCGGTGCGCTGGCCGAGCGCGAGCGACTCGCCGCGCTCTGGGTGACGGAGGAGGGGAGGCTGGGCTGGAGCCCGGCTATGGACCCCTGGCTGATCTGGAGGGTGGTCGCATGA
- a CDS encoding mismatch-specific DNA-glycosylase, with amino-acid sequence MSAGPAAPRPVPPVLAQGLALLVVGYNPGRRSGATGHHFAGPGNRFWRLLAASGWTPAELRPEQDRELPRYGLGIVNLVDRVTPGSADLSWSEMVEGGRRVRALAERWRPRRLACLGKDVARAVLGRARAAPLEWSPEAGQLDCSWGRLPVACLPNPSARSTVPPELQLALWRELAAAAGAGGEAR; translated from the coding sequence GTGAGCGCCGGCCCCGCGGCGCCGCGCCCCGTCCCGCCCGTCCTGGCGCAGGGGCTGGCGCTGCTGGTGGTGGGCTACAACCCGGGCCGTCGAAGCGGCGCCACCGGCCACCACTTCGCCGGCCCGGGCAACCGCTTCTGGCGCCTCCTGGCCGCCTCGGGCTGGACGCCCGCCGAGCTTCGCCCGGAGCAGGACCGGGAGCTGCCCCGCTACGGCCTGGGCATCGTCAACCTGGTCGACCGCGTGACGCCCGGTTCCGCCGACCTGAGCTGGTCGGAGATGGTGGAGGGGGGACGGCGCGTCCGCGCCCTGGCCGAGCGCTGGCGCCCGCGCCGGCTGGCCTGCCTGGGGAAGGACGTGGCCCGCGCCGTCCTGGGACGGGCGCGGGCCGCCCCCCTGGAGTGGTCGCCGGAGGCCGGTCAGTTGGACTGCTCCTGGGGCCGTCTCCCCGTCGCCTGCCTGCCCAACCCGTCGGCGCGGAGCACCGTGCCGCCGGAGCTCCAGCTGGCGCTCTGGCGGGAGCTGGCCGCCGCGGCCGGGGCGGGTGGCGAGGCCAGATAG
- a CDS encoding glycoside hydrolase family 125 protein — protein MSLVRTTPEALPEAEPPLVTGNAYVTLPEVRAGDGAVLSAGVLHGRLAGLLEWRGAGGRPLVLPEIRLEGRPLPVRWRPRSWPEGPLWALRLAGEAGGWNFLWEIVAPEEERGFALALSARAPGGSVGDVELGLRWSLAAPAYAALRSRPGGGRVEGALDRWTGAWVAEARPGPILALAFRAEPAGARLEPPGGEEGEEGAGVAVRAAIAPGEEARLVAYVAVAREADGASTGAVHLARRGFAALWREAEESARSRADRASGGRWRSDPVALRAVRNLLFNLHFATGRTLDGEEPVWVTSRSPRYYVAGAHWSRDALLWSLPGLLRLDPARARRWLLAAWAVYGRNAGEHSLYLDGTVLYPGFELDQLAAFPLATALYARATGDRAVWREPEVRERLPELESRLLAAREEGRALYRTFLNPSDDPVQEPYLTYDLALAAAAWRALAEAREGEGDRAGAFLRRREAEAILAELRREAVLDGPFGPMWAWSFDGRGGRRPGDEPAGSLMLLPYYGLAEGGDPVQHATARWIHSPANPFGPRGRFAWPRSAHADHPWLLAAISDILAGWEVERRLEEVAAAPLDGGLACETVREEDGSAATGAAFATCAGWLGHALLLALEGRA, from the coding sequence TTGAGCCTCGTCCGCACCACGCCGGAGGCGCTGCCGGAGGCCGAGCCGCCCCTGGTGACCGGCAACGCCTATGTGACGTTGCCCGAGGTGCGCGCGGGCGACGGCGCGGTCCTCTCGGCCGGCGTCCTCCACGGACGGCTGGCGGGGCTGCTGGAGTGGCGGGGCGCGGGCGGCCGGCCGCTGGTCCTGCCCGAGATCCGCCTGGAGGGGCGCCCGCTCCCCGTCCGCTGGCGCCCCCGCAGCTGGCCGGAGGGGCCGCTCTGGGCCCTCCGCCTGGCGGGCGAGGCGGGCGGCTGGAACTTCCTCTGGGAGATCGTGGCGCCGGAGGAGGAGCGGGGCTTCGCGCTGGCGCTCTCCGCCCGCGCCCCGGGCGGCTCGGTCGGCGACGTGGAGCTCGGGCTCCGCTGGTCGCTGGCCGCCCCCGCCTACGCCGCACTGCGCAGCCGCCCCGGCGGGGGCCGGGTGGAGGGCGCCCTCGACCGCTGGACCGGCGCCTGGGTGGCCGAGGCCCGCCCGGGGCCCATCCTGGCCCTCGCTTTCCGCGCCGAGCCCGCCGGGGCGAGGCTGGAGCCGCCGGGAGGGGAGGAGGGGGAGGAAGGAGCCGGGGTGGCGGTGCGGGCGGCCATCGCCCCCGGCGAGGAGGCGCGGCTCGTCGCCTACGTGGCCGTCGCGCGCGAGGCGGACGGGGCGTCGACGGGCGCCGTCCACCTGGCGCGACGCGGCTTCGCGGCGCTCTGGCGCGAGGCGGAGGAGTCCGCCCGGAGCCGGGCCGACCGCGCCAGCGGCGGGCGCTGGCGGAGCGACCCCGTCGCCCTGCGCGCCGTGCGCAACCTGCTCTTCAACCTGCACTTCGCCACGGGGCGGACGCTCGACGGCGAGGAGCCGGTATGGGTCACCTCGCGCTCCCCCCGCTACTACGTGGCAGGCGCCCACTGGAGCCGGGACGCGCTCCTCTGGAGCCTGCCCGGCCTCCTGCGCCTCGACCCGGCGCGGGCCCGCCGCTGGCTCCTGGCCGCCTGGGCGGTCTACGGGCGGAATGCCGGCGAGCACAGCCTCTACCTCGACGGGACCGTGCTCTACCCGGGCTTCGAGCTGGACCAGCTGGCCGCCTTCCCGCTGGCGACGGCGCTCTACGCGCGCGCCACGGGCGACCGGGCCGTCTGGCGCGAGCCCGAGGTGCGCGAGCGGCTGCCGGAGCTGGAGTCGCGCCTTCTGGCCGCGCGCGAGGAGGGGCGGGCGCTCTACCGGACGTTTCTCAACCCCAGCGACGACCCCGTCCAGGAGCCCTACCTCACCTACGACCTGGCGCTGGCGGCGGCCGCCTGGCGCGCGCTGGCGGAGGCGCGCGAGGGCGAGGGCGACCGCGCCGGCGCCTTCCTGAGGCGGCGGGAGGCGGAGGCGATCCTGGCGGAGCTCCGCCGCGAGGCGGTGCTGGACGGCCCCTTCGGGCCCATGTGGGCGTGGTCCTTCGACGGCCGCGGCGGGCGGAGGCCGGGCGACGAGCCGGCGGGAAGCCTGATGCTCCTCCCCTACTACGGCCTGGCGGAGGGTGGCGACCCCGTGCAGCACGCCACGGCGCGCTGGATCCACTCGCCCGCCAACCCGTTCGGTCCCCGCGGCCGCTTCGCCTGGCCCCGCTCCGCCCACGCCGACCACCCCTGGCTGCTGGCGGCGATCAGCGACATCCTGGCGGGCTGGGAGGTGGAGCGCCGCCTCGAGGAAGTGGCGGCGGCCCCCCTGGACGGCGGCCTCGCCTGCGAGACGGTGCGGGAGGAGGACGGCTCGGCGGCTACCGGCGCCGCCTTCGCCACCTGCGCCGGCTGGCTGGGCCACGCCCTGCTCCTGGCGCTGGAGGGACGGGCGTGA
- a CDS encoding 1-acyl-sn-glycerol-3-phosphate acyltransferase yields the protein MPARGPVILAANHISAADPVLIAVVCPRRVHFIAKRELLRYPLVGPVVGVFAIPVDRSRADPGAMRQSLRVLGEGGVVGVHYEGTRSRSGVPLRPRQGVGFLVEHSGAPVVPVAVEGTNQPFPSRAWVWFGKPLRFSREEAADHGRVAARVAAEVEAMRRRLRRLAGIGEPLRGGVEG from the coding sequence GTGCCCGCCCGGGGGCCCGTCATCCTGGCCGCCAACCACATCAGCGCCGCCGACCCCGTCCTGATCGCCGTCGTCTGCCCGCGCCGGGTGCACTTCATCGCCAAGCGCGAGCTGCTGCGCTACCCGCTGGTGGGCCCCGTGGTCGGCGTCTTCGCCATCCCCGTCGACCGCAGCCGGGCCGACCCGGGCGCCATGCGGCAGTCGCTCCGCGTCCTCGGCGAGGGGGGCGTGGTGGGCGTCCACTACGAGGGGACGCGCAGCCGCAGCGGGGTACCGCTCAGGCCGCGCCAGGGGGTGGGCTTCCTGGTGGAGCACAGCGGCGCGCCGGTGGTGCCGGTGGCGGTGGAGGGGACCAACCAGCCCTTCCCGTCGCGCGCCTGGGTCTGGTTCGGCAAGCCGCTCCGCTTCTCGCGCGAGGAGGCGGCCGACCACGGGCGCGTGGCGGCGCGCGTGGCGGCCGAGGTGGAGGCCATGCGCCGGCGTCTCCGCCGCCTGGCGGGGATCGGCGAGCCGCTGCGCGGGGGGGTGGAGGGTTGA